A region from the Lolium perenne isolate Kyuss_39 chromosome 4, Kyuss_2.0, whole genome shotgun sequence genome encodes:
- the LOC127294812 gene encoding uncharacterized protein, with protein MSEWESDPEAPNLLPISDDDDEDVVEEVTSEQGTAAALYGFHGVISVLFETPSGFAILGYDAAKLPEPEAWKHIWADFVNVPKAIVWLRAFQPFEDKLHAINAAHVCEELDSMLKKHVVKGQLLAVGKQVYKTAIEEHVGINCLYSLPVRELMWGLEIQMRRFVPEEKSELANEGFQMSKGMGDLLNRYNFEVNLNMVVTKRIIEMAGIVYECDRCVDKHNNSLRSVAKHLLIISGVETKNWDLLKLATALKIVCYPKEKIPDARQLFPKQLLKTLKKDAHRYKNKILKLPCLEVYKEIHNACKIRLEAEEVLDRLITQVKKAHEAEQASKAASDHQIGHGINPAKIAELTECHTMLSANRKERQISQTLAPVDVLERYTQISSYPLNMTISPGILSMDIHPLKFGTIA; from the exons ATGTCGGAGTGGGAGTCGGACCCGGAGGCGCCTAATCTCTTGCCGATatccgatgacgatgatgaggacgTTGTGGAGGAAGTGACTTCTGAGCAGGGGACTGCAG CTGCCCTGTATGGGTTTCATGGGGTGATCTCAGTGCTATTCGAGACACCCTCTGGCTTTGCAATCTTGGGTTATGATGCGGCCAAGCTTCCTGAACCAGAGGCCTGGAAG CATATCTGGGCAGACTTCGTCAATGTGCCAAAAGCA ATTGTTTGGCTGAGAGCCTTTCAACCTTTTGAGGACAAACTCCATGCCATTAATGCCGCTCATGTTTGTGAAGAGCTTGATAGTATGCTCAAGAAGCATGTTGTCAAGGGGCAGCTACTAGCTGTTGGAAAGCAGGTTTACAAAACTGCCATTGAGGAACACGTG GGAATAAATTGCCTGTACAGTCTTCCCGTCAGGGAGTTGATGTGGGGCTTGGAGATTCAGATGAGGCGTTTTGTGCCTGAGGAAAAATCAGAGCTGGCTAATGAGGGCTTCCAGATGAGTAAAGGAATGGGAGATCTCCTGAATCGCTACAATTTTGAAGTCAACCTAAATATGGTG GTTACTAAACGTATTATTGAGATGGCAGGCATCGTGTATGAGTGTGATCGTTGTGTGGACAAACATAATAACTCCTTGCGCTCTGTTGCTAAGCACCTTCTGATAATATCTGGCGTTGAAACTAAGAATTGGGATTTACTGAAACTTGCGACCGCACTCAAGATTGTATGTTACCCTAAAGAAAAAATTCCAGACGCTCGACAG CTGTTCCCAAAGCAACTGTTGAAGACGTTGAAGAAGGACGCACATCGGTATAAAAATAAAATCTTGAAGCTTCCTTGCTTGGAAGTCTATAAAGAAATTCACAATGCCTGTAAAATTAGGCTTGAGGCGGAAGAAGTGTTGGACCGTTTGATCACGCAGGTCAAAAAGGCACATGAAGCTGAACAAGCAAGTAAAGCTGCAAGTGATCATCAAATTGGTCATGGTATCAACCCTGCCAAGATTGCTGAACTTACAGAGTGTCATACCATGCTTTCAGCAAATCGTAAGGAAAGACAG ATTTCACAAACTTTGGCACCCGTTGATGTTCTTGAGAGATATACTCAGATCTCCAGCTATCCACTTAACATGACGATCAGCCCAGGCATCTTATCTATGGACATCCATCCTTTGAAG TTTGGAACCATTGCTTAG